AATTACGTCGCGCGGAGTTGTGAAAAATTACGAAATAATAAAATCCGTGATTAACAGCAAGCGAAGATTTACGTACGAAGAAGTACAAAAGGTTATCGAAACAAAGCGAGGAGATTTTGTTGAAGAAATTTTGATGATGCACAAGATGAGTCAAGTGCTGTTGAAAAAACGATTGCGCGAAGGTAGTATTGATTTCGGAAGTGAAGAGGCAAAATTCCGTTTCGATGCATCGGGAAAACCGTCAGAGATAATAAAAAAAGTTCGTCTCGATAGTCATCGCTTGGTTGAAGATTTTATGCTGCTTGCAAATCAAACTGTTGCAAAGCATATTGCAGTTCAACCAAAGAAACGTGATACAAAAACGCAAACTTCAATTCATCCGTTTGTGTATCGCATTCACGATTCACCGCTGCCGGAAAAAATTGCTGAGTTTGCAGAGTTCGTAAAACAATTTGGTTATTCACTTCCGCCGCGTGATGTTACTTCCAAAGTGTTGCAAAAATTGATTGACGAAACGCGCGGGACTCCCGAAGAAAATGTCATCAACGACATTGCAATTCGCTCGATGGCAAAAGCGATTTACAGCGAAGAAAATATTGGTCATTACGGATTGGGATTCAAATATTACACGCATTTCACTTCGCCAATTCGCCGTTATCCAGATTTGATTGTGCATCGTTTGTTGTTTGAATACGGAAACGGAATGAGCGCAGAACGAAGAAATCAGTTTCAAAAAAATCTTCCGTTCGTTTGTGAATATTCTTCTGAGCGCGAACGTGTTGCGATGGAAGCGGAACGCGAATCTATAAAAGTGATGCAGGTAGAATATATGAAGCGGCATATCGGAGATGAATTGCACGGCATTATCTCCGGCGTTACGAATTTCGGTTTGTTCGTAAAGATAAATGATTTACTGACGGAAGGAATGATTCGTCTGCGTGATTTGGAAGATGATTATTACGTGTACGACGAAAAAAATTATTGCATCATTGGCAAACGAACAAAGAAACGTTATCGAATGGGAGATGAAGTGGAAGTAAAAGTTGCGCGCGTGGATAGCGTGGAGAGAAGGATTGATTTTGTGTTGGTGTGAATTAACCACGAATTACACGAATTATAACGCGGATTATCACGGATAGTATTCGTGAAGATTCGCGTTTCATCCGCGTAATTCGTGGTGAATAAGAAAATCAAATGAGTATCGCACTTCTCTTTCTCGACGGTGTTGGCATTGGTTCTATTCAGAATGAACTTAATCCATTCACGAAAGTTCAATCAAAATTTTTTACGCTGTTCTCTGATGGTGGAAATGCGAATTGCGCTTTCGATGGGAAAATAATTTCTACAGACCCATTTCTTGGAGTTGAAGGATTACCACAAAGCGCAACGGGACAAACAACTATTTTCACCGGCATCAATGCGAGCAAAGAAATGGGACGACACGTTTCAGGACATCCAACATTTACATTGAGGAAAATAATTTCTGAACATAGCATAATGCTGCAACTCAAAAAACTTGGTTTTACTTCAACATTTGCAAATGGTTACACGCCGCAATATTTTGAACGTCGGTTACAATTTTGGAGTGCATCAACTTGGTGTGTAAAATATGCAGATGTTCAATTTCGCTGGCTGGATGATATTGTGAACAACAAAGCAATTGCACCGGATTTTACAAACGATTTCCTTTTGCAAAAAAAATTGGCTGACGTTCCGTTGCGCACGGCATTTGCTGCGGGAAACATTTTCGCTTCGCTTTTGAATGAGAACGATTTTGTATTGTTTGAGCATCCGTTCAGCGACGCAATTGGACACGCACAAAATATGAACGATGCCATTGCCAACATTCACAAGATCGATGAATTTCTCGAAGGAATTTTTTCCGCAACAAATCTTGATGAGCATACAATTCTACTCACCAGCGACCATGGGAATATGGAAGATTTACGCATTGATACGCACACGCTGAATACAGTTCCGACAATTGTTTGGGGAAAGCAACGCAAGTATTTTGTTTCGAGGATTATATCTCTTCTGGATATAACACCAAGCATAGTTAGTAGTTTTTAGTTTGTAGTTTATGGTTTGTTTTCTTCTTTGCAAACTACAAACTTAAAACCAAAAACTATAAACTTTCCCGTATATTTTCGCCGTAATTTTTTGTGCCTACGTTAGATTCAAAATTTGTTGAAGTGTGCGTGTTCAAACGGAATGTACATTCTGCGTTGTACCTTCTTTTGCAGCGTTCTTTTTCTGAAACACGGTATCCGTTGATGTGGCAAATTATTACTGCAACAATAGAACCCGGCGAAACTGCAATACAAACAGCGCAACGCGAAATAAAAGAAGAAACACAACTCACTCCTCTTGCGATGTGGCACGTTCCGTTTGTCAATTCGTACTTTGATGCGAAGACTGATGCAATTCATTTCATTTCCGTTTTTGCCGCAGAAGTTGATGAAACGAACGAACCGATTCTCTCGAAAGAACATCAGGCGTACGAATGGAGGACGCTTGCACATTCAAAGGAAAAACTTGTTTGGCACGGACAAATTCGCGGGCTTGAAATTGTTGACGAGTTTATTGTTGGAAAAAAAGAAGCAGAACGATATTCAAGAATTTTTTAGTTTGCGGTTAGCGTACAGCGGTCAGCATTTCGCAATCGGTTTTATTTCGCATACTAATCATACTGATGACTTTTTTGCTTTTTCATTTTATTATTTTATTTAAATCCCATGAGTTTATTAGTCGTCGGAAGTATCGGAATTGATACGATAGAAACGCCATTAGGAAAAGTAGAAAACGTCATTGGCGGTTCAGCTATTTATATTTCGCTTGCAGCAAGTTTTTTTACTTTGCCACAATTGGTTGGAGTGTGCGGTGATGATTTTCCAAGCGAGGAAATTGCACTTTTAAAACAACACAATGTTGATTTGGAAGGATTGGAAATTGTACAAGGAGGAAAAACATTTCGTTGGGGAGGAAAGTATCATCTCGATACAAATAATCGTGATACGTTGTTCACGCACTTAAATGTATTTCAAACTTTTAGTCCGAAAATTCCCGCATCGTACAGAAGCAGCAAGTACGTTTGCTTAGGAAATATTGACCCGATATTGCAGTCCCGCGTTCTCGAGCAAATGGAACAACCATCGCTCGTTGTTTGCGACACGATGAATTTCTGGATTGAAGGAAAACTTGCAGAGTTAAAAAAAACGTTGGAGCGTGTTGATGTTCTTCTTGCAAATGACAGCGAAGTAAAATTGCTGACGAACGAATCAAATCTTTTCCGCGCGGCAAAACATTTGTGGAAGATGGGACCAAAAATTTTAATCATCAAAAAAGGCGAACACGGCGCAATTCTTCTCACGGAAAAAACGACATTCATCACTCCTGCATTTCCGCTTGAAAGCGTTTTGGACCCAACGGGCGCAGGAGATTCGTTTGCCGGTGGATTTATCGGTTGGCTTGCAAAGACGAACGATATTTCCGATGAAAACTTAAAACGCGCCGTTGTTTATGGAAGCACGCTTGCGTCATTTTGTGTAGAAAAATTTTCTATAGCAAAAATTCAGGAACTTGTTGAGCGCGATATTCATTCGCGTTATCGTGCATTTCGCGCATTAACGCATTTTGAAGAATAATTCTCACCGTATATCTTCAAACATTCTGCGCCGATAAGTTTTACAAGCAACATCAACAGAAAATACTACGTTGTGAAACATTTTACGCTCGAACAAAAAGAACCGTTTCTTTTTCTACAACGATTATTTTTCGCTGCCATTGTCAACGTGAAAATTACCGGTGCCGCAAGCGCCGGAGATATTTCACTTCCAATTGTAATCGGATTAGGCGGCGCGCTTTTTCTTTCACCTCCGTTGCTTACGCTTGCATTTCTACTGTTCATTGAAGATTTGAAAACCTATACTATCGAAGGAGATGCTGTCAAATACGTTGATGATGTTGTTCCAATTTCGCAACTCCTCCGTTTCGACCCGAAGACCTGTTTACCTTTACAACGGAAAACCAAATAGCATCAGTATTGATGTTTATGCAGAAATATAATTTGAATTCATTTATTTTAAAATCAAAAAACTACACTTCATTATGGCTCTTGAACGTACACTCGCAATCTTAAAACCCGATTGCGTACGAAAACAACTTATCGGCGAAATACTTGCGCGCATTCAAAAAGCAGGATTCAAAATTCTCGGAATGAAAATGGCGCGGCTTACCAAAGATACCGCAGGCGGATTTTACGCTGTGCACAAAGGAAAACCTTTTTTTGAAGGACTTGTTGAATTTATGAGTTCCGGCGCTTGCGTTCCTATTGCATTGGAAAAAGAAAATGCAATCGCAGATTATCGAACACTCATTGGTGCAACAGACCCGAAAGAGGCGGCTGATGGAACTATTCGCAAACTTTTTGCGGATAATAAAGGTGAAAACATTGTTCACGGTTCCGATTCTGCAGAGAACGGAAACATCGAGATTGCGTATTTTTTTTCGGAAAGCGAATTGGTTGCAAATCAAGCGTAACGAATGATTGTTTGCATCATTTCTCTTGATGCGGATTTACGATTCGACGTTGTGTTTTTTTAATTCTTCGCGAATGATTTGAGTTGCTGC
This genomic stretch from Ignavibacteria bacterium harbors:
- a CDS encoding metalloenzyme, which encodes MSIALLFLDGVGIGSIQNELNPFTKVQSKFFTLFSDGGNANCAFDGKIISTDPFLGVEGLPQSATGQTTIFTGINASKEMGRHVSGHPTFTLRKIISEHSIMLQLKKLGFTSTFANGYTPQYFERRLQFWSASTWCVKYADVQFRWLDDIVNNKAIAPDFTNDFLLQKKLADVPLRTAFAAGNIFASLLNENDFVLFEHPFSDAIGHAQNMNDAIANIHKIDEFLEGIFSATNLDEHTILLTSDHGNMEDLRIDTHTLNTVPTIVWGKQRKYFVSRIISLLDITPSIVSSF
- a CDS encoding sugar kinase → MSLLVVGSIGIDTIETPLGKVENVIGGSAIYISLAASFFTLPQLVGVCGDDFPSEEIALLKQHNVDLEGLEIVQGGKTFRWGGKYHLDTNNRDTLFTHLNVFQTFSPKIPASYRSSKYVCLGNIDPILQSRVLEQMEQPSLVVCDTMNFWIEGKLAELKKTLERVDVLLANDSEVKLLTNESNLFRAAKHLWKMGPKILIIKKGEHGAILLTEKTTFITPAFPLESVLDPTGAGDSFAGGFIGWLAKTNDISDENLKRAVVYGSTLASFCVEKFSIAKIQELVERDIHSRYRAFRALTHFEE
- a CDS encoding nucleoside-diphosphate kinase; translated protein: MALERTLAILKPDCVRKQLIGEILARIQKAGFKILGMKMARLTKDTAGGFYAVHKGKPFFEGLVEFMSSGACVPIALEKENAIADYRTLIGATDPKEAADGTIRKLFADNKGENIVHGSDSAENGNIEIAYFFSESELVANQA
- the rnr gene encoding ribonuclease R, with product MKSQLPEQQPFRETILEFLRRYPHQTFKSKELQRRLGIKDERAYGELRKTLGVLEKEKLVLRVKGKHYKHQAHQSNRYVGTFMMKKGFGLVQIENESFSEIIIPQKFCSTAMDGDTVEVALFAEHHHKHTFKTERQEGEIVRIIKRAKEEVVGRFERSGNFYFVVPDDGKKSSRDIYIPKSAMNKARIGDKVIAVVERWEDRNLNPEGRVVEVLGKSGEVRAEMLSVIREFKLPEKFPSQVIAEAEEVSAEYLEKEIAARLDLRDKHIFTIDPEDAKDFDDAVSLEVLENGNYLLGVHIADVSYYVREQSQLDKEAFKRGTSVYLADAVVPMLPEELSNNICSLRPNVDRLTYSAIMEITSRGVVKNYEIIKSVINSKRRFTYEEVQKVIETKRGDFVEEILMMHKMSQVLLKKRLREGSIDFGSEEAKFRFDASGKPSEIIKKVRLDSHRLVEDFMLLANQTVAKHIAVQPKKRDTKTQTSIHPFVYRIHDSPLPEKIAEFAEFVKQFGYSLPPRDVTSKVLQKLIDETRGTPEENVINDIAIRSMAKAIYSEENIGHYGLGFKYYTHFTSPIRRYPDLIVHRLLFEYGNGMSAERRNQFQKNLPFVCEYSSERERVAMEAERESIKVMQVEYMKRHIGDELHGIISGVTNFGLFVKINDLLTEGMIRLRDLEDDYYVYDEKNYCIIGKRTKKRYRMGDEVEVKVARVDSVERRIDFVLV
- a CDS encoding NUDIX domain-containing protein is translated as MPTLDSKFVEVCVFKRNVHSALYLLLQRSFSETRYPLMWQIITATIEPGETAIQTAQREIKEETQLTPLAMWHVPFVNSYFDAKTDAIHFISVFAAEVDETNEPILSKEHQAYEWRTLAHSKEKLVWHGQIRGLEIVDEFIVGKKEAERYSRIF